A single region of the Streptomyces sp. ITFR-16 genome encodes:
- a CDS encoding RNA polymerase sigma factor SigF, translating into MSPRLDGSRTHNATSACPQGLTESDSPAATVLDGTRTNTLSSGSDTRSTEGTTDGLEGLPEIPPYSEVGPLDARALSKTLFARLESLEEGTHEYSYVRNTLVELNLALVKFAASRFRSRSEPMEDIIQVGTIGLIKAIDRFELSRGVEFPTFAMPTIVGEIKRFFRDTSWSVRVPRRLQELRLDLAKAGDELAQQLDRAPTVGELADRLGIGNDEVVEGMAASNAYTASSLDAKPEEDDHEGALTDRIGYEDHGLEGIEYVESLKPLIAALPSRDRTILSLRFVANMTQSEIGEELGISQMHVSRLLSRTLVKLRKGLTLEE; encoded by the coding sequence ATGTCACCCCGGCTCGACGGATCGCGTACCCACAACGCGACGTCGGCATGTCCTCAGGGACTGACCGAATCAGACTCCCCTGCTGCGACCGTCCTGGACGGCACGCGCACGAACACCCTCAGCAGTGGCAGTGACACCCGCAGTACCGAAGGCACCACGGACGGTCTCGAAGGACTTCCCGAGATCCCGCCCTACTCCGAAGTGGGGCCGCTGGACGCCAGGGCCCTGTCGAAGACGCTCTTCGCCCGGCTCGAGTCCCTCGAAGAGGGCACGCACGAGTACTCCTACGTACGCAACACGCTCGTCGAGCTGAATCTCGCCCTGGTCAAGTTCGCCGCCTCCCGGTTCCGCTCCCGCAGCGAACCGATGGAGGACATCATCCAGGTCGGCACCATCGGCCTGATCAAGGCGATCGACCGCTTCGAGCTCAGCCGGGGCGTCGAGTTCCCGACCTTCGCGATGCCGACCATCGTCGGTGAGATCAAGCGCTTCTTCCGCGACACCAGCTGGTCCGTGCGCGTACCGCGCCGCCTGCAGGAGCTGCGGCTCGACCTGGCCAAGGCGGGCGACGAGCTCGCCCAGCAGCTGGACCGCGCGCCCACCGTGGGCGAGCTCGCCGACCGCCTGGGCATCGGCAACGACGAGGTCGTCGAGGGCATGGCCGCGAGCAACGCGTACACCGCGAGCTCGCTGGACGCCAAGCCCGAGGAGGACGACCACGAGGGCGCGCTGACGGACCGGATCGGCTACGAGGACCACGGCCTGGAGGGCATCGAGTACGTCGAGTCCCTGAAGCCGCTGATCGCCGCGCTGCCGAGCCGCGACCGGACGATCCTCTCGCTCCGCTTCGTCGCCAACATGACGCAGTCGGAGATCGGCGAGGAGCTCGGTATCTCCCAGATGCACGTGTCCAGGCTGCTCTCGCGCACCCTGGTCAAGCTCCGCAAGGGGCTGACCCTGGAGGAATGA
- the hutI gene encoding imidazolonepropionase — protein MTTTAITHISALVTNDPSLGDGSPLGLVRDAAVVIEGDRVVWTGESSKAPATDNAVDAGGRAVIPGFVDSHSHLVFAGDRTQEFNARMSGRAYSAGGIRTTVAATRAATDEELSANVARYLAEALRQGTTTFETKSGYGLTVEDEARALRVAARHTDEVTFLGAHIVSPDYADDPAGYVDLVTGPMLDACAPYARWIDVFCERGAFDGDQARTILTAGRARGLHPRVHANQLGHGPGVQLAVELDAASADHCTHLTDADVDALAQSDTVATLLPGAEFSTRAAWPDARRLLDAGAAVALSTDCNPGSSFTSSLPFCVALAVRDMGMTPDEALWSATAGGAAALRRDDIGRIAPGARADLVLLDAPSHVHLAYRPGVPLVHEVWRRGERVVAPYSG, from the coding sequence ATGACGACGACCGCCATCACCCACATCTCAGCCCTGGTCACCAACGACCCCTCCCTCGGTGACGGTTCCCCCCTCGGACTGGTCCGGGACGCGGCCGTCGTCATCGAGGGCGACCGCGTCGTCTGGACCGGTGAATCAAGCAAAGCACCCGCCACCGACAACGCCGTCGACGCGGGCGGCCGGGCCGTGATCCCCGGCTTCGTCGACTCCCACTCCCACCTCGTCTTCGCGGGCGACCGCACCCAGGAGTTCAACGCCCGGATGTCCGGCCGCGCCTACAGCGCGGGCGGCATCCGCACCACCGTGGCCGCGACCCGCGCCGCCACCGACGAGGAGCTCTCCGCCAACGTCGCCCGCTACCTCGCCGAGGCGCTGCGCCAGGGCACCACCACGTTCGAGACCAAGTCCGGCTACGGACTCACCGTCGAGGACGAGGCCCGCGCGCTGCGCGTCGCGGCCCGCCACACCGACGAGGTCACCTTCCTCGGCGCCCACATCGTCTCCCCGGACTACGCCGACGACCCGGCCGGATACGTCGACCTGGTCACCGGCCCGATGCTCGACGCCTGCGCCCCGTACGCCCGCTGGATCGACGTCTTCTGCGAGCGGGGCGCCTTCGACGGGGACCAGGCCCGGACGATCCTGACCGCAGGCCGGGCCAGGGGCCTGCACCCCCGGGTCCACGCCAACCAGCTCGGGCACGGACCGGGGGTCCAGCTCGCCGTGGAGCTGGACGCCGCGTCCGCCGACCACTGCACCCATCTCACCGACGCCGATGTGGACGCCCTGGCCCAGTCGGACACCGTCGCCACGCTGCTGCCGGGCGCCGAGTTCTCCACCCGCGCCGCCTGGCCCGACGCCCGCAGGCTCCTCGACGCGGGCGCCGCGGTCGCGCTGTCCACGGACTGCAACCCTGGCTCGTCGTTCACCTCGTCCCTGCCGTTCTGCGTCGCGCTGGCCGTGCGCGACATGGGCATGACCCCCGACGAGGCGCTCTGGTCCGCCACGGCGGGCGGCGCCGCGGCCCTGCGCCGCGACGACATCGGCCGCATCGCCCCCGGCGCCCGCGCCGACCTGGTGCTCCTGGACGCCCCCAGCCATGTCCACCTCGCCTACCGGCCGGGTGTGCCGCTGGTCCACGAGGTCTGGCGGCGCGGGGAGCGCGTCGTGGCCCCGTACAGCGGCTGA